In Segatella copri, the DNA window TGCTTTGGCGCGTATTAATCTGAATAATCTCAGGGGGGCGATGAGCGATTATGACAATGCCCTTGAGCTGGATCCGAACAATTTCCTGGCTCATTATAATAGAGGACTGATGCGTGTACAGTTGGGTGATGATAACCGTGCTATCACCGATTTTGACTTCATTATCAAGATGGAACCCCAGAACTTCATGGCTATCTTCAACCGAGCTCTATTGCATGACAAGACCGGTAATCTGAGAGCAGCCATCAGGGATTATACTAAGGTTATCAACCAGTTCCCTAACTTCTGGACCGGTTTGTCTAACCGTGCCAGCTGTTACCGACGCTTGGGCATGACAGCCAAGGCAGAGATGGATGAATTCCGTATCTTCAAGGCGCAGATGAACAAGCATATCGGAATCCAGCCGAGATGGAGCGCAAAGACCAAGAAGGAGATGCGTAAGCGCTCTGAGGTTGACCCGAATAAGTTTGCTTCGCTGGTAGTAGATGACGAACCGAAGTATGAACACAACTATAAGAGCGAGTATCGTGGTAAGGTTCAGAACCGTCAGGTAGAAACCGCCTTCCTGCCGATGTATCAGCTCTCTTATTTCCCAAACAATCAGAATGTAAATGGAGTTCAGGCTTATGACAAGGAGGTTGATGCGCTCAATCAGCATACCAAGGCAGACAAGGTTTATATCGTTTGCAGTAAGGAGCAGCTCGATGAGAATGGTTCTATGAAGATATTCTCGATGATTGATAAACTTTCGGCAGAGTTGAGTGTGGCGAGCGATAATGAAACCAGAAAACGTCTCCTGATGCGCAGGGCCATCGCTCATAGTGTACTTCGTGATTTTGAGGCTGCCATCAGTGATTTCACCTATTATATCTCGCTCGATGACAAGAACTCTTTGGCTTACTGGCAGCGTGCTGTCTGCCAGGCTGAGATGGATGAATTTAATAAGGCTGAGGGCAAGGGTGTTCTGAACATCCATTCTGCCGAGGCTGATTTCAGTGATGCCATCCGCCAGAACAGCAACAATGCTTACATCTATTATAATAGAGGTAATCTTCATGCAGGCAGAAACGAACTTTCAAAGGCAATAGATGATTATACCATTGCCTTGAGATTTGATAACCGCCTTGCAGAGGCTTATTATAATAGAGGTATAGCACGAGCCAAGAGTGGCAATAAGCAGACTGCCATCCAGGATCTTTCAAAGGCAGGAGAACTTGGTTTGTATGATGCTTATTCTGTGATCAAGCGCTTGAATAAGTCGAAATAAAAAAAAATCCCGCAGATTTTCTCTGCGGGATTTTTTTTATGTATTTCTGTATTCCGGTTTTATATTCTCGTTACCTGCTTAACGCCCTTCACGGCGCTCAGTTTCTTGATGAGTGCATCGGTCTTTCCGGCATCATCAATCATTACGGTAACATTGCCAGAGAAGAGACCATCCTTGGAAGAGATGTTGATGCCTCGCATGATGAGTTTGTCTTCTTTGGAAATGATGTTGGTGATGTTGCTCACGATACCGATATCGTCGTTTCCGATGATGCGGAGCGTGATGGCATACTTGGATGTTCCCTTGCCGCTCCATTTCGCCTTCACGATGCGGTAACCGAAACGGCGGCGCAGTTCCTTGGCGTTAGGACAATCCATGCGATGTACCTTGATACCCTTGCTGATGGTAACGAATCCGAAGATTGGGTCGCCGTAGATAGGGTGGCAGCAATGAGCCAGTTCGAAATCGATGCCCTTGAGGTGCTCATCGATAACCAGCACGTCATCGCTCTGCTTCATCAGTTCCTCGGTAGGATTCTCAAACTCGAAATTCTCTGCACTTTCTGCAGGCTTGTTGGTATTGGCGAGGTTCAGGTCGTGGTCGCGCTCCTCGATGTATCTCTCGATGATGCTGTTCACATCGATTTTCTCCTCGGCTACATCCTTATAGAAGTCTGAGTTCTCCTTATATCCCATTTTCTTGATGATGCGCGCCATGATGCTCTCATCAATATCCAGTTTTCTGTTCTTGAATCGGCGTTCCAGAAGTTCCTTGGCATAGAGGCCGTCCTTCTTCTGGGTTTCCTTCAGCGCTAGACGAATCTTGGCCTTAGCCTTGGATGTCTGCACGATGTTGAGCCATTCGCGGCGTGGCTTCTGGTTGCTCTGTGTGAGGATTTCTACCTGATCTCCCGAATGGAGTTCCTGTCGGAAGGTGACGGCTCTTCCGTTAATCTTTCCGCCCACACAGGTATTGCCGATGCGGGAGTGGATATAGTAGGCAAAGTCGAGTACCGTAGCTCCCTTCTGGAAGTTCAGCAGGTCGCCTTTTGGAGTGAACACGTATACTTCGTCTTCCTTCAGGTCGGTGGTAAACTGGTCCATCAGCTGCAGATCATCGTTGCTTTCCAGGGCAGCACGGATATTGGCAAGCCATTCGTCGATACCGCCTTCTCCCTGCTTGATGCCCTTGTAGCGCCAGTGGGCAGCGAGTCCGTGCTCTGCAATATCGTCCATGCGCTCGGTCCTGATCTGTACCTCTACCCATTTGTTTTCAGGACCCAGTACGGTGGTATGCAGACTTTCATAACCGTTGCTCTT includes these proteins:
- a CDS encoding tetratricopeptide repeat protein, encoding MKKILLVLFMVMGAMSTSAQYRVDRLVTAGRSALYYEDFVLSIKYFNLAIGAKPYLYEPWYYRSVAKFNLDDFTGAESDASEALHLNPYINDIYDLRAICRIRQNRFDDAIADYNEAIRLEPRNRNYWFNRAICQMENKRYEAAQQELDTIVGKWKDWSNAYSLKAEVYLHQKDTVQAEKWLDKSLQLNPYDGDAWTTRAYMALARKEWKTADEALTKSLHFKPNNVNSYINRALARINLNNLRGAMSDYDNALELDPNNFLAHYNRGLMRVQLGDDNRAITDFDFIIKMEPQNFMAIFNRALLHDKTGNLRAAIRDYTKVINQFPNFWTGLSNRASCYRRLGMTAKAEMDEFRIFKAQMNKHIGIQPRWSAKTKKEMRKRSEVDPNKFASLVVDDEPKYEHNYKSEYRGKVQNRQVETAFLPMYQLSYFPNNQNVNGVQAYDKEVDALNQHTKADKVYIVCSKEQLDENGSMKIFSMIDKLSAELSVASDNETRKRLLMRRAIAHSVLRDFEAAISDFTYYISLDDKNSLAYWQRAVCQAEMDEFNKAEGKGVLNIHSAEADFSDAIRQNSNNAYIYYNRGNLHAGRNELSKAIDDYTIALRFDNRLAEAYYNRGIARAKSGNKQTAIQDLSKAGELGLYDAYSVIKRLNKSK
- a CDS encoding RelA/SpoT family protein, encoding MNETPFKFTSEEKEQTLQILERLRTAVGDTFKPGDEQHLREDIQHAFINHQIKRNVFGMNPILAALQTAEIAVNEIGLKRDGIIAILMQTSVIDGYQTIEEIQKKYGDSVAHIISGLLRIHDLYKRNPIIESENFRNLLISFSEDMRVILIMIADRVNVMRQIRDTKQEEAKHEVSEEASYLYAPLAHKLGLYKLKSELEDLSLKYLEHDAYYMIKDKLNATKASRDAYIARFIQPIQEKLDAAGLKYHMKGRTKSIHSIWQKMKKQKCAFEGVYDLFAIRIILDAPREKEYMQCWQTFALITDMYQPNPKRMRDWLSVPKSNGYESLHTTVLGPENKWVEVQIRTERMDDIAEHGLAAHWRYKGIKQGEGGIDEWLANIRAALESNDDLQLMDQFTTDLKEDEVYVFTPKGDLLNFQKGATVLDFAYYIHSRIGNTCVGGKINGRAVTFRQELHSGDQVEILTQSNQKPRREWLNIVQTSKAKAKIRLALKETQKKDGLYAKELLERRFKNRKLDIDESIMARIIKKMGYKENSDFYKDVAEEKIDVNSIIERYIEERDHDLNLANTNKPAESAENFEFENPTEELMKQSDDVLVIDEHLKGIDFELAHCCHPIYGDPIFGFVTISKGIKVHRMDCPNAKELRRRFGYRIVKAKWSGKGTSKYAITLRIIGNDDIGIVSNITNIISKEDKLIMRGINISSKDGLFSGNVTVMIDDAGKTDALIKKLSAVKGVKQVTRI